The following proteins are encoded in a genomic region of Gossypium hirsutum isolate 1008001.06 chromosome D05, Gossypium_hirsutum_v2.1, whole genome shotgun sequence:
- the LOC121217891 gene encoding branched-chain-amino-acid aminotransferase 2, chloroplastic, translated as MAIQKSSSIRNLLQSLRAASFSSMIANDHRFTSQAYSSATTQPSGYSGDDEDADVNWDKLGFGLTQTDYMYVMSCCKDQSFLKGRLCRYANIELSPSAGVLNYGQGVYEGMKANRTQDGRILLFRADQNAGRMRHGAERMCMPSPSIDQFIDAVKETVSANKRWIPPPGKGSLYVRPMLLGTGPILGLAPAPEYTFLVYVSPVGYYFKEGTAPLNLYIEEEYVRASPGGAGGVKSITNYAPVMKAIAKAKDRGFSDVLYLDAINKKYLEEVSSCNIFIVKGNVISTPATNGTILEGVTRKSIIEIAKDHGYQVEERPVAVDELVDADEVFCTGTAVGVALVGSITYRNKRIEFRSEGRLVCQQLYSTLVGLQTGRIEDKKGWTLEIN; from the exons atggCAATTCAGAAGAGTTCTTCCATACGTAATCTGCTTCAATCCTTACGAGCTGCTTCTTTTTCATCTATG ATTGCAAATGATCATAGGTTCACATCTCAGGCTTATTCTTCAGCAACGACTCAACCATCTGGTTACAG TGGTGACGATGAGGATGCGGATGTGAATTGGGATAAACTTGGATTTGGATTGACGCAAACCGATTACATGTACGTTATGAGCTGTTGTAAAGACCAAAGTTTTCTAAAAGGACGACTCTGTCGATATGCCAATATCGAGTTAAGCCCTTCCGCAGGTGTCTTAAACTATGGACAG GGCGTATACGAAGGCATGAAAGCTAACAGGACACAAGATGGGCGAATTCTTCTATTCCGAGCAGACCAAAACGCAGGTCGAATGAGGCACGGGGCTGAAAGAATGTGCATGCCATCCCCTTCCATTGACCAATTTATTGATGCAGTTAAGGAAACTGTATCGGCTAACAAGCGTTGG ATTCCTCCTCCAGGAAAAGGATCACTGTATGTTAGGCCTATGCTTTTAGGGACTGGTCCTATATTAGGCTTGGCACCTGCTCCGGAATATACTTTCCTCGTTTATGTTTCCCCTGTTGGTTACTATTTCAAG GAGGGTACTGCACCTTTGAACTTATATATCGAGGAAGAATATGTTAGGGCTTCTCCTGGAGGAGCTGGAGGAGTGAAGTCAATCACCAACTACGCACCA GTTATGAAAGCAATTGCCAAAGCCAAAGACAGAGGATTTTCTGATGTCTTATATCTTGACGCCATTAATAAAAAGTATCTGGAAGAGGTCTCCTCTTGTAATATTTTCATTGTTAAG GGAAATGTGATTTCAACTCCGGCAACAAATGGGACTATTCTTGAAGGGGTAACTCGAAAAAGCATCATTGAGATTGCGAAGGATCATGGTTACCAA GTTGAGGAACGGCCGGTTGCGGTTGATGAACTAGTTGATGCCGATGAAGTTTTTTGCACCGGAACCGCTGTTGGAGTTGCTCTGGTTGGTAGCATTACATATAGAAACAAAAG AATTGAATTCAGATCAGAGGGTAGACTGGTGTGCCAGCAACTGTACTCGACTCTCGTGGGACTTCAAACTGGTCGCATTGAGGATAAAAAAGGATGGACCCTAGAGATCAACTAA